A region from the Aeromicrobium choanae genome encodes:
- a CDS encoding WhiB family transcriptional regulator has protein sequence MWNNNWSQDAACLGKSDDLFVKGAEQNRAKLVCNGCDVRAECLAEALDNRIEWGVWGGMTERERRALLRRKPNVRKWRELLVVAS, from the coding sequence ATGTGGAACAACAACTGGTCTCAGGACGCCGCCTGCTTGGGAAAGTCCGACGATCTCTTCGTCAAGGGCGCTGAGCAGAACCGCGCCAAGCTCGTCTGCAACGGCTGCGACGTCCGGGCCGAGTGCCTCGCCGAAGCCCTGGACAACCGCATCGAGTGGGGCGTGTGGGGCGGCATGACCGAGCGCGAGCGCCGTGCGCTGCTGCGCCGCAAGCCCAACGTCCGCAAGTGGCGCGAGCTGCTGGTCGTCGCCAGCTGA